In a single window of the Anaerocolumna cellulosilytica genome:
- a CDS encoding RNA polymerase sigma factor produces MDSMEQIYRKYAKNVYGFLLTKTQNPDLAEELTQETFYQAVKGIDNFKGKSSVSTWLCGIAKNIWYEYMRKQKNQVSLEEASEVSVNSAEADFFKAWSNMNVLKVLHKLKDPMREVMYLRLIGNLTFRQIGEIMDKSENWARVTYYRGKEIVIKEAGL; encoded by the coding sequence ATGGATTCCATGGAACAAATATATAGGAAATATGCTAAGAATGTTTATGGCTTTCTTCTGACGAAAACACAGAATCCGGATTTAGCGGAGGAACTGACACAGGAAACCTTTTATCAGGCAGTAAAAGGTATTGACAATTTTAAAGGGAAAAGTAGTGTTTCTACCTGGCTTTGCGGAATTGCAAAGAATATCTGGTATGAGTATATGAGGAAACAGAAAAATCAAGTCTCCCTCGAAGAAGCGTCAGAAGTGTCAGTTAATTCCGCGGAAGCAGATTTCTTTAAAGCATGGAGTAATATGAATGTGCTTAAAGTACTGCACAAATTGAAAGATCCCATGCGTGAAGTAATGTACCTGCGTTTGATTGGAAATCTTACCTTTCGTCAGATAGGAGAAATCATGGATAAAAGTGAAAACTGGGCAAGAGTAACTTATTATCGTGGAAAAGAAATTGTTATTAAGGAGGCAGGATTGTAA